A single genomic interval of Natronoarchaeum philippinense harbors:
- a CDS encoding DUF7344 domain-containing protein, with product MNDDHPGGETEERTGNRRSAVSKSCAFGHLSSQRRRRLLWLVRQHGRISLPDAAEEVAVAEADVEITELDPEDVRDIYMMLYHSDVPRLASDDVVVYNQERDMIAPGENFQSVAEVLVQHFDEA from the coding sequence ATGAACGACGACCACCCCGGAGGCGAAACCGAGGAGCGGACCGGCAACCGTCGGTCGGCGGTCTCGAAGAGTTGCGCCTTCGGACACCTCTCAAGCCAGCGGCGCAGGCGCCTGCTGTGGCTCGTCCGCCAGCACGGCCGCATCAGCCTGCCCGATGCCGCGGAGGAGGTGGCCGTCGCCGAAGCCGATGTCGAGATCACCGAACTTGATCCCGAAGACGTTCGGGATATCTACATGATGCTGTACCACTCCGACGTGCCCCGACTGGCGTCGGATGATGTCGTCGTGTACAATCAGGAGCGGGACATGATCGCTCCCGGGGAAAATTTCCAGTCCGTCGCCGAAGTGCTCGTCCAGCACTTCGACGAAGCCTGA
- a CDS encoding ribonuclease P protein component 4 — translation MTLADERIDRLHELARAATKECNDDRARYYVRLAKRVAERQRRPFPTAFERSVCGACDAYLRPGKNARTRLQDGHVVVTCDCGNQSRYPY, via the coding sequence ATGACTCTCGCAGACGAGCGCATTGACCGATTACACGAGTTGGCCAGAGCCGCGACCAAAGAGTGCAACGACGACCGGGCACGGTACTACGTCCGACTGGCAAAGCGGGTCGCAGAGCGGCAGCGACGGCCGTTTCCCACCGCGTTCGAGCGGTCGGTCTGTGGCGCCTGCGATGCATACCTTCGTCCGGGCAAAAACGCCCGGACGCGACTGCAGGACGGACACGTAGTCGTCACCTGCGACTGCGGGAACCAGTCGCGCTATCCGTACTGA
- a CDS encoding YhbY family RNA-binding protein has protein sequence MSNESLQQKAHDLDVTVWVGKSGIESVVDELGDQLDDRELVKVKFLRAARGGTSTEELAADLADRVGADLLRTRGHTAVLH, from the coding sequence ATGTCTAACGAGTCGTTACAACAGAAAGCGCACGACCTAGACGTGACCGTCTGGGTCGGTAAGAGCGGCATCGAGTCGGTCGTCGACGAACTCGGCGACCAGCTCGACGACCGTGAGTTGGTGAAAGTCAAGTTCCTCCGGGCGGCCCGCGGCGGCACGTCGACGGAGGAACTGGCCGCAGACCTCGCTGATCGCGTCGGCGCCGATCTGCTCCGAACGCGCGGGCATACGGCGGTGCTGCACTGA
- a CDS encoding mechanosensitive ion channel family protein: MGVIAVALENVGIDGVVGQTIESAALFLIAFAVVYVLGKTLIMPLAGRTFDRRGLDDHAKKPLLRLVWALVLFAAVGVAFAAGGFGNILTSLATIAAAGALAIGLAMQNIISNFVSGVFIYADKPFRIGDWIEWNGNSGVVEDISLRVTRVRTFDNELLTVPNSDLTSNVVKNPVAKEQLRLKFVFGIGYEDDIEQATDIIVEEAEDHPDILDEPGPSVRLTELADSYVGLQSRIWIDNPSRADYVKTRGEYITNVKARFDEVGIDIPYPQRELSGGVEMAEHAEIPQSAE; encoded by the coding sequence ATGGGCGTCATCGCCGTCGCGCTCGAAAACGTCGGTATCGATGGCGTCGTCGGACAGACGATCGAATCTGCGGCGCTGTTTCTGATTGCTTTTGCCGTCGTGTACGTCCTCGGCAAGACCCTCATCATGCCGCTTGCCGGACGGACGTTCGATCGGCGGGGTCTCGACGACCACGCGAAGAAGCCGCTGTTGCGACTGGTCTGGGCTCTCGTGCTGTTCGCCGCTGTCGGCGTCGCCTTTGCGGCCGGCGGCTTCGGCAACATCCTCACGTCACTGGCGACGATCGCCGCCGCCGGTGCGCTGGCAATCGGGCTCGCCATGCAGAACATCATCAGCAACTTCGTCTCCGGCGTGTTCATCTACGCCGACAAGCCGTTCCGCATCGGCGACTGGATCGAGTGGAACGGCAACTCCGGCGTCGTCGAGGACATCAGCCTCCGGGTGACCCGCGTCCGGACGTTCGACAACGAACTGCTGACGGTGCCGAATTCGGACTTGACGAGCAACGTCGTCAAAAACCCTGTCGCCAAGGAGCAGCTCCGACTCAAGTTCGTCTTCGGAATCGGCTACGAGGACGACATCGAACAGGCCACCGACATCATCGTCGAGGAGGCCGAAGACCACCCCGACATCCTCGACGAGCCCGGGCCATCGGTCAGACTCACCGAGTTGGCTGACTCGTACGTTGGCCTGCAGTCGCGCATCTGGATCGACAACCCGAGCCGCGCCGACTACGTCAAGACCCGCGGCGAGTACATCACCAACGTCAAAGCGCGCTTCGACGAGGTCGGCATCGATATCCCCTACCCGCAGCGCGAACTCAGTGGCGGCGTCGAGATGGCCGAGCACGCAGAAATTCCCCAGTCGGCCGAGTAA
- a CDS encoding DUF7548 family protein translates to MAAVRTPPTAGIVASLASVVLVFAPFLALSGGEVSGLQTYYAQGVVGPWALAVLGLLSTVAFAAGREERSDPVTMAGATLVFGIAATMIALVWAVSVPEQLVQQIGTASWLAYHRWLLVVTAIGALVSSVWYVRALELF, encoded by the coding sequence ATGGCCGCTGTCAGGACGCCGCCGACCGCCGGGATCGTCGCCAGTCTCGCCTCGGTCGTACTCGTGTTCGCACCGTTTCTCGCGCTGTCGGGCGGCGAGGTCTCCGGACTCCAGACGTACTACGCGCAGGGCGTGGTCGGGCCGTGGGCGCTCGCAGTACTGGGGCTACTCTCGACCGTCGCGTTCGCTGCGGGCCGTGAGGAACGATCCGACCCCGTCACCATGGCTGGCGCGACGCTCGTCTTCGGCATCGCCGCGACGATGATCGCGCTGGTGTGGGCTGTCTCGGTCCCCGAACAGCTCGTCCAGCAGATCGGGACCGCATCGTGGCTTGCCTACCACCGCTGGCTGCTCGTCGTCACCGCGATCGGCGCGCTCGTCAGTTCGGTCTGGTACGTCCGTGCGCTCGAACTCTTCTAG
- a CDS encoding DUF5798 family protein — protein MGLGSTAKKVQKLGDLAEKLYAQLKDVRERVIALEQSVEESNKRVSALETDSEKQLVLLKAIAEEQGIDAEQVLADAAIDEAEQSDDTAGSSDDAAASSSGDTESQQSASASSQTQNDD, from the coding sequence ATGGGACTCGGCTCCACCGCGAAGAAGGTCCAGAAGCTCGGCGATCTCGCCGAGAAGCTCTACGCGCAGCTCAAAGACGTCCGCGAGCGCGTCATCGCGCTCGAACAGTCCGTCGAGGAGTCAAACAAGCGCGTCTCGGCGCTTGAGACTGATTCGGAGAAACAACTCGTCTTGCTGAAAGCGATCGCCGAGGAGCAGGGCATCGACGCCGAGCAGGTGCTCGCCGACGCCGCCATCGACGAGGCCGAGCAGTCCGACGATACTGCCGGTTCCTCGGACGACGCCGCGGCGTCGTCGAGCGGAGATACCGAATCACAGCAGTCCGCGAGCGCATCCTCGCAGACCCAAAACGACGACTGA
- a CDS encoding CoA-binding protein, with translation MSTDEEAIETALAADVVAVVGCSSTPGKDAHEIPSYLREHGYEVVPVNPYADEIFGRQSYDSLAAVEESVDVVDVFRPSDEVAGIVEQAIDRDDVDVIWTQLGIEDDEAAERARSAGKLVVQDRCLKVEHGKRSG, from the coding sequence ATGTCAACCGACGAAGAAGCGATCGAAACAGCGCTCGCAGCCGATGTCGTCGCGGTCGTCGGCTGCTCGTCGACGCCCGGGAAGGACGCCCACGAGATTCCGAGCTATCTCAGAGAACACGGCTACGAGGTCGTCCCGGTCAACCCCTATGCCGACGAAATCTTCGGGCGGCAGTCATACGACTCGCTGGCGGCTGTCGAAGAATCCGTCGACGTGGTCGACGTGTTCCGTCCCAGCGATGAAGTTGCTGGCATCGTCGAGCAGGCGATCGACCGGGACGACGTGGACGTGATCTGGACGCAACTCGGTATCGAAGACGACGAGGCCGCCGAACGGGCCAGATCGGCGGGGAAACTGGTCGTTCAGGACCGGTGTCTGAAAGTAGAGCACGGCAAGCGGTCGGGATAG
- a CDS encoding RAD55 family ATPase — translation MYDLADVLPDAELDPGTNLLITGPPMAGKRRLALDILAHGTEQEQGSIVVTTKDGGDKILDEYAKRIEDIDGLPVGVVDCVTKQRGVSNVEDSPQLKYASSPVDMTGIGIKLSEFLQEFYERRGLAQNRVLLHSVSTLLMYSDLQTVFRFLHVFTGRVQSADALGLYVIDSTAHDDQTMNTLKQLFDGVIEVGEDEADAPTLKIA, via the coding sequence ATGTATGACTTGGCCGACGTCCTTCCGGACGCCGAACTCGATCCCGGTACGAACCTCCTGATCACCGGGCCGCCGATGGCGGGCAAGCGCCGTCTCGCGCTGGATATCCTCGCCCACGGCACCGAGCAGGAACAGGGCTCGATCGTCGTCACGACGAAGGACGGGGGAGACAAGATCCTCGACGAGTACGCAAAACGAATCGAGGACATCGACGGACTCCCCGTCGGCGTCGTCGACTGCGTGACCAAACAGCGTGGCGTGAGCAACGTCGAAGACAGCCCGCAGCTGAAGTACGCATCCTCCCCAGTTGACATGACCGGGATCGGGATCAAACTCTCGGAGTTCCTCCAAGAGTTCTACGAGCGCCGCGGGCTGGCACAGAATCGCGTGCTGTTGCACTCGGTATCGACGCTGCTGATGTACTCCGATCTCCAGACTGTCTTCCGGTTCCTGCACGTGTTTACCGGGCGTGTCCAGAGCGCCGACGCGCTCGGCTTGTACGTCATCGACTCGACCGCCCACGACGACCAGACGATGAACACACTCAAGCAACTGTTCGACGGCGTCATCGAGGTCGGCGAGGACGAGGCCGACGCCCCGACGCTCAAGATTGCCTGA
- a CDS encoding geranylgeranylglycerol-phosphate geranylgeranyltransferase, with translation MNVGARIRGYAELARPGNAIAAGVLTFVGAFVAGGVAEQSVDAGAAIMATVLATGAGNAINDYFDREIDRINQPDRPIPRGAVTPTGALWYSGALFVGAIVLALLLPRLALAIAAINLLALIAYTKLFKGLPGVGNAVVAYLGGSAFLFGGAAVGNIGPSAVLFALAALSTLTREIIKDVEDIAGDREEGLNTLPIAIGERRSLHIATALLVVAIVASPLPYLLETFGAAYLAVVVPADALMLLAVAKSYDNPTIGQTYLKYGMFVAVLAFVVGRAAVVGGTTI, from the coding sequence ATGAATGTCGGAGCCCGGATACGGGGCTACGCCGAGCTGGCGCGGCCGGGAAACGCCATCGCGGCGGGAGTGTTGACGTTCGTCGGCGCGTTCGTGGCCGGCGGCGTCGCCGAGCAGTCGGTCGACGCCGGGGCGGCAATTATGGCGACAGTGCTGGCGACGGGAGCGGGCAACGCGATCAACGACTACTTCGATCGAGAGATCGACCGAATCAACCAGCCCGATCGACCGATTCCGCGCGGTGCAGTGACCCCCACCGGGGCACTCTGGTACAGCGGTGCGCTGTTCGTGGGCGCGATCGTGCTTGCGCTGTTGCTCCCACGGCTCGCACTGGCGATCGCGGCGATCAATCTCCTTGCGCTGATCGCATACACGAAGCTGTTCAAGGGACTGCCCGGCGTCGGAAACGCAGTCGTCGCGTATCTCGGCGGGAGCGCGTTTCTGTTCGGCGGCGCCGCGGTCGGGAACATCGGTCCCTCGGCGGTGTTGTTCGCGCTGGCTGCGCTGTCGACGCTGACCCGCGAGATCATCAAAGACGTCGAAGACATCGCAGGCGATCGGGAGGAAGGCCTGAACACGTTACCGATCGCCATCGGAGAGCGTCGATCGCTGCACATCGCCACGGCGCTGCTGGTCGTTGCTATCGTCGCAAGTCCTCTCCCATACCTGTTAGAGACGTTCGGGGCGGCCTATCTAGCGGTCGTCGTGCCGGCCGATGCGTTGATGCTGTTGGCAGTTGCTAAGAGCTACGATAACCCGACCATCGGGCAAACGTATCTGAAATACGGAATGTTTGTCGCTGTGCTGGCGTTCGTCGTGGGGCGCGCCGCCGTCGTCGGCGGGACCACGATCTGA
- the csa3 gene encoding CRISPR-associated CARF protein Csa3, with amino-acid sequence MRTYLAPLGFDSRRVVRPVLSEGIETGDQVVLLQPASSSDRGEDAFQEVQNVLTQVVPDLDLETEHLPYTDFVETTLYCADLIQASEGETIVILGGGARELLLPLTVATFTSGENIDTVLQVGDIDSSVRRLPRLNLRGEVSDAEATLLADLHDLDTVLSISEIADELDKSKSTIARHINSLESAGFVRTRKNGRSKTVEITDSGRIFLKTRAANVI; translated from the coding sequence ATGCGCACATACCTCGCTCCATTGGGATTCGATAGTCGACGCGTAGTCAGACCAGTTTTGAGTGAAGGTATAGAGACAGGAGATCAAGTCGTATTACTGCAACCCGCAAGCAGTTCCGATCGAGGAGAGGATGCTTTTCAGGAAGTTCAAAATGTCCTGACGCAAGTAGTCCCGGACCTAGACTTAGAAACAGAGCATCTACCGTACACAGATTTTGTCGAGACAACGTTATACTGTGCTGATCTCATCCAAGCATCGGAAGGTGAAACCATCGTTATTTTGGGTGGTGGTGCGCGGGAATTACTGTTGCCACTAACAGTCGCGACATTCACTAGTGGTGAAAATATCGACACAGTGCTCCAAGTAGGCGATATAGATAGCAGTGTCCGACGGTTACCACGCTTGAATCTCCGCGGGGAAGTTTCGGACGCTGAAGCGACCCTTCTCGCCGACCTCCACGACTTGGATACAGTTTTATCAATAAGTGAAATAGCAGATGAGCTTGATAAGTCGAAGAGTACAATCGCACGCCATATCAATAGCCTAGAATCCGCGGGCTTCGTGCGGACCAGAAAGAATGGGAGAAGCAAAACGGTCGAAATCACCGACAGTGGTCGGATTTTCCTAAAGACAAGAGCTGCTAACGTTATCTGA
- a CDS encoding DEAD/DEAH box helicase — MKDPVASAEQMQAAYHDYFIGRGGRAARSVANRLADGEDDITGMRGPYLQALDIPNWSGRSWDAFARSARLEPHIRRAFSKIGFERLYDFQERSIEAILEGDDTVITAATGRGKTEAWLIPILNRILEDKRHGDGGDDTSVKATLIYPTKALAQDQLKRLLQYLYLINNHLRSEQQITVGIYDGDTPRNVGESGSEGYLNATFRHFECPGYNDELDKCQDCGGGVRIRNTGARFKLIPEKAHCEDDDPHDVPLDFLRLTKNDILENGVDILLTNPDTINYRLINTNAEDEHERFVYEPEFLVFDEVHTYDGLFGSYTSTLMKRIQSLREERGLDDLQLVASSATVENDVELFQKVSGAVDVKQVSESPRNLDGDAPDEIPEELTSNSLSVDRILRATAAPDDVVPGLDAFDYTLEDASSYDRDRRETLVSDALFDHLTEVEDDLGAQVVRYVHQLLYDEPLTRSQLHDELATTLNLDTDEASKLVSNVRTLGEFSGMLENRSHVFSWPIDGFYTCPSCDATYRSPQDDCNECGFDFVTRSTYCRHCSDEHLVGWYCPGCDQLEPYTPTEHGTIDQDEEHVCRRCEEARDDVVQMVRTTFQPFLECLDCGHRTERTTTRDCPECGSKTVRTDDETFTCVNPKCESAHEIERVCDSCDGTDFGLATVASRFDCPECGATYEDPEQAPDQCVDCGSSLTSTRFLPWVCGSDDCSRVLFDDSPNQCDCGSSSFVKRGLFEIHDDQHCRSCETAFLGDEGCNCDDPDIHPRTGHHQAYKTIDTRGWIHTMSSQPSAVPCPHPYARYEIDRRFDELMRGPSNLAVTTSQYMLRRVADKEGQQAAKLLSFADSHRDMKELSRDFSEPEVETLLDQLLIESASSRNDGNDWTPFNQVLEDAANIVGEVNDALEPPRVTRSVEFDLKSRLKDQPRKRWDDDDALRDRLTRRALEHTYSQRLGERDGSLTEEGLLDVRFGPGLDELDGDERAIVRELADEGNDYRVANFDHPSPDRPAEAVVDKLVDRNILSYGHSDDYVSFDPSALAVTVAGDGDGIRFDPDTERYYTTLQHQFGLDTQSTVQSGTSLAERASTSHPRFTQRAHRAEYSETRILISEEYLGATNKRKRRELEYLFREENYPHHLSSGPTMELGVDIGNLDALLLYGTPPNMNAYLQRVGRAGRSSHSSMVHSVSQRNPIDYYYYDHPDELIDTDPTPVPLNEHNEEVLRVSLSWGIFDYVAANFTIPWDVSRHGRARSIDGGDTYHRRSMLDESERDDASKLTHVMSLGADTLSLGSDDSKLDVLGEVVDDYERDIADYLESLLDYRYCEECERRYATDDDRETCTDSDCEGEILHAQSEFGHLVDDVLANFDERYITGYREYKQGLESELSDLKRRNSRLRRDQQRAGSDERARIMRERRGLKDRIEVLEDYLSDLGGASYFDFLRESRESKYDFSMRSVATTAGLSLVDEGYNRRNVGDQGSGRAMQMALSELHPGAAYLDGGETYTVSRVRLDDKASSDLRDTVSEAVDGDHLAEELVCPACHTSHDLDADGCDCDNDVPLKRRRLAVLDSVDAYHDNLKLTAEGDEARYLHDEPNKPIQNTYAERETSILEFDSERTFELQDADGDPLGTIEYGDYSVLLHTKSYKTKYKSGEVDPRPTAFEVCGEENCPGVIYRDDDDERRCSADPDHFPNGRGADSEFIRLGYQYDTQGVRVDLNDRDLSHTLAHGLRVALQYLGGVNIRDLAEYVGEDHVDVFESQEGGSDVARLLFERTDGEFRAFHRAVGLMRDQFDCDCENGCPSCLYQYGCDVRNDQRSFDRERLRDILANGSVIIQPITNHEIDEQLTD, encoded by the coding sequence ATGAAGGACCCCGTCGCCAGCGCGGAACAAATGCAAGCCGCATACCACGACTACTTTATCGGTCGTGGTGGACGGGCTGCGCGTAGCGTCGCTAATCGCCTGGCGGACGGCGAGGACGACATCACGGGGATGCGCGGCCCCTACCTTCAGGCACTCGACATCCCGAACTGGAGCGGCCGTTCGTGGGACGCGTTCGCCAGGTCGGCACGTCTCGAGCCGCATATCCGCCGGGCTTTCTCGAAGATCGGCTTCGAACGACTCTACGACTTCCAGGAGCGTAGTATCGAGGCCATTCTTGAGGGAGATGATACTGTCATTACTGCCGCGACGGGACGAGGAAAAACTGAAGCGTGGCTCATTCCCATCCTCAACCGCATCCTCGAAGACAAACGGCATGGTGACGGGGGTGACGATACGAGCGTCAAGGCCACGCTCATCTATCCGACGAAGGCGCTCGCACAGGACCAGTTGAAGCGCCTCCTCCAGTACCTCTACCTCATCAATAACCACCTACGGTCGGAACAACAGATTACCGTCGGTATTTACGACGGTGATACCCCGCGGAATGTCGGCGAATCAGGCTCCGAAGGGTACCTCAATGCGACCTTCCGTCACTTCGAGTGCCCTGGGTACAATGACGAACTCGACAAATGCCAAGACTGCGGTGGTGGTGTTCGGATCCGAAACACCGGCGCTCGGTTCAAACTCATCCCAGAGAAAGCGCACTGTGAAGACGATGATCCGCACGACGTTCCGCTCGATTTCCTGCGGCTAACGAAGAACGACATCCTCGAGAACGGTGTTGACATCCTGCTCACCAACCCGGACACGATCAACTACCGACTCATCAACACTAACGCCGAAGACGAACACGAGCGGTTCGTCTACGAACCCGAGTTCCTCGTCTTCGACGAGGTCCACACCTACGACGGCCTGTTCGGGAGCTACACGTCGACGCTGATGAAGCGAATCCAGTCGCTCCGCGAGGAACGCGGCCTCGACGACTTACAACTCGTCGCGAGCAGTGCGACCGTCGAGAACGACGTCGAGTTGTTCCAGAAGGTTAGCGGTGCCGTCGACGTCAAACAGGTGAGTGAGTCACCACGCAACCTCGATGGGGACGCTCCGGACGAGATTCCGGAAGAGCTAACGTCGAACAGTCTGTCCGTCGACCGCATTCTGCGTGCGACGGCCGCGCCGGACGACGTTGTTCCGGGCCTCGATGCGTTCGACTACACGCTGGAGGATGCATCGAGTTACGACCGTGACCGTCGGGAGACGCTAGTGAGTGACGCTCTCTTCGACCATCTCACCGAGGTCGAGGATGACCTCGGCGCACAGGTCGTTCGCTACGTCCACCAGTTGCTGTACGACGAGCCGCTCACACGGTCCCAGCTACACGACGAGTTAGCGACGACGCTGAATCTCGACACCGATGAAGCATCGAAACTGGTGTCGAACGTCCGGACCCTCGGTGAGTTTTCCGGTATGCTGGAGAACCGAAGTCACGTGTTCTCTTGGCCGATCGACGGCTTCTATACGTGTCCATCGTGTGACGCAACGTACCGCTCCCCACAGGACGACTGTAACGAGTGTGGATTCGACTTCGTCACGCGCTCTACCTACTGCCGACACTGTAGCGACGAACACCTTGTCGGATGGTACTGTCCAGGCTGCGACCAACTAGAGCCGTACACGCCGACCGAACACGGGACGATCGACCAAGACGAGGAACACGTCTGCCGCCGATGTGAGGAAGCGCGCGACGATGTCGTCCAGATGGTTCGTACGACGTTCCAGCCGTTCCTCGAGTGCCTCGACTGTGGACACCGAACCGAGCGAACGACGACCCGTGACTGTCCCGAGTGTGGTTCCAAGACCGTCAGGACCGACGATGAGACGTTCACCTGCGTTAATCCGAAGTGTGAGTCGGCTCACGAGATTGAACGAGTCTGCGACAGCTGTGACGGGACCGACTTCGGACTAGCTACTGTTGCGAGTCGGTTCGATTGTCCAGAATGTGGCGCAACTTACGAAGACCCCGAGCAGGCCCCTGACCAGTGTGTCGACTGTGGTTCCTCACTCACCTCGACGAGGTTTCTTCCCTGGGTCTGTGGGAGCGACGATTGTAGTCGGGTCCTCTTCGATGATTCCCCCAATCAATGCGACTGTGGCTCATCGTCGTTCGTAAAGCGCGGACTCTTCGAGATTCACGACGACCAACACTGTCGTTCGTGTGAGACGGCATTCCTCGGCGACGAGGGTTGCAACTGTGACGATCCGGACATCCATCCGCGGACCGGTCACCATCAGGCCTACAAGACGATCGACACCAGGGGGTGGATTCACACGATGAGTTCGCAGCCGTCGGCTGTCCCGTGCCCGCATCCGTATGCCCGGTACGAGATTGACCGCCGGTTCGACGAACTGATGCGAGGTCCGAGCAACCTCGCGGTGACCACCTCGCAGTACATGTTGCGCCGCGTCGCCGACAAGGAGGGCCAACAGGCGGCGAAGCTCCTGTCGTTCGCTGACTCTCATCGTGACATGAAGGAGCTCAGTCGTGACTTCTCGGAACCAGAGGTCGAGACCCTTCTTGATCAACTGTTAATCGAAAGTGCATCGTCCCGAAATGACGGGAACGACTGGACACCGTTTAATCAAGTCCTCGAGGACGCGGCGAACATCGTCGGCGAGGTAAACGATGCACTGGAACCGCCGCGAGTCACAAGGAGTGTCGAGTTTGACCTGAAGTCACGATTGAAAGATCAGCCCCGAAAGCGCTGGGACGACGATGACGCGCTTCGGGATCGACTCACCCGACGCGCACTCGAACACACCTACAGCCAGCGTTTGGGCGAGCGGGATGGCTCCCTCACCGAAGAAGGACTGCTCGATGTCCGCTTTGGCCCAGGTCTCGACGAACTCGATGGTGATGAGCGCGCTATCGTCCGCGAACTCGCCGACGAGGGCAATGACTATCGTGTCGCAAACTTCGACCATCCGAGTCCCGACAGGCCCGCCGAAGCAGTCGTCGACAAACTGGTCGACCGAAATATCCTCTCCTACGGACACTCTGATGACTACGTCTCGTTCGATCCGTCGGCGCTCGCTGTTACGGTTGCGGGCGACGGTGATGGTATTCGGTTCGACCCTGATACTGAGCGGTACTACACGACGCTCCAGCACCAGTTTGGTCTGGATACGCAGTCCACTGTTCAGTCCGGAACGTCGCTCGCCGAACGTGCCTCGACCTCCCATCCCCGGTTCACACAGCGTGCCCACCGTGCCGAATACTCAGAGACGCGGATTCTCATCTCTGAGGAGTATCTCGGGGCGACGAATAAGCGCAAGCGTCGGGAGTTAGAGTACCTCTTCCGCGAGGAGAACTACCCCCACCACCTCTCTTCGGGACCGACGATGGAACTCGGGGTCGACATCGGCAACCTCGACGCACTCCTGCTGTATGGGACGCCGCCGAACATGAACGCGTACCTCCAGCGGGTCGGGCGTGCAGGGCGTAGCTCCCATTCTTCGATGGTCCACTCGGTCAGTCAGCGCAACCCGATCGACTACTACTACTACGACCACCCGGACGAACTCATCGACACCGACCCGACTCCAGTACCGCTCAACGAACACAACGAGGAAGTCCTACGCGTTTCGCTGTCATGGGGAATCTTCGACTACGTGGCGGCTAACTTCACTATTCCGTGGGACGTCAGTCGACACGGTCGCGCGCGGTCGATCGATGGTGGAGATACCTATCACCGTCGGAGCATGCTCGACGAGAGCGAACGTGACGATGCCAGTAAACTGACCCACGTGATGTCCCTCGGTGCCGACACGCTGTCGCTCGGTAGCGACGACTCAAAACTCGACGTACTCGGCGAAGTCGTCGACGACTATGAACGAGACATCGCCGACTACCTTGAATCTCTCCTCGACTACCGCTACTGCGAAGAATGTGAGCGACGGTATGCTACTGACGACGACCGCGAAACGTGTACCGACAGTGACTGTGAGGGAGAAATCCTGCACGCTCAGAGCGAGTTCGGCCACCTTGTCGACGACGTTCTCGCGAACTTTGACGAGCGCTACATCACTGGATACCGCGAGTACAAACAGGGGCTGGAAAGTGAGTTGTCCGACCTGAAACGACGTAACTCTCGGTTGCGTCGTGACCAGCAGCGGGCCGGGTCAGACGAACGGGCACGCATCATGCGCGAACGCCGGGGCCTCAAGGACCGCATCGAGGTTCTCGAGGACTACCTCTCTGATCTGGGCGGCGCGAGCTACTTCGACTTCCTCAGAGAGTCCCGTGAAAGCAAATACGACTTCTCGATGCGGAGCGTCGCCACGACGGCCGGTCTGTCTCTGGTTGACGAAGGGTACAACCGCCGGAACGTCGGCGATCAGGGGAGCGGCCGTGCGATGCAGATGGCGCTCTCAGAACTCCACCCCGGTGCCGCCTACCTTGACGGCGGGGAGACGTACACCGTCTCGCGCGTCCGACTCGACGACAAGGCTAGCTCGGACCTCCGGGATACCGTGAGCGAAGCCGTCGACGGAGATCACCTGGCCGAGGAACTCGTCTGCCCGGCGTGCCACACCTCGCACGACCTCGACGCTGACGGGTGTGATTGCGATAACGATGTACCGCTCAAGCGACGCCGACTGGCGGTACTCGATTCGGTCGATGCCTACCACGACAACCTCAAACTGACCGCAGAAGGTGACGAAGCGCGCTACCTCCACGACGAACCGAACAAACCGATCCAGAACACGTACGCCGAGCGGGAGACGTCGATACTCGAGTTCGACTCTGAACGGACGTTCGAACTCCAGGATGCCGATGGCGATCCTCTCGGGACGATCGAGTACGGCGATTACTCGGTCCTGCTGCATACGAAGAGCTACAAGACGAAGTACAAGTCCGGTGAGGTCGATCCGAGGCCGACAGCCTTCGAGGTATGCGGTGAAGAGAACTGTCCAGGCGTCATCTATCGTGACGATGACGACGAGCGTCGGTGCAGCGCCGACCCTGACCACTTCCCTAACGGCCGCGGTGCTGACTCCGAGTTCATTCGCCTTGGATACCAGTACGACACTCAGGGTGTCCGAGTTGACCTCAACGACCGCGACCTGTCGCACACGTTGGCTCACGGCCTCCGAGTCGCGCTGCAATACCTCGGCGGCGTCAACATTCGTGACCTCGCCGAATATGTCGGCGAGGATCACGTAGACGTCTTCGAGTCTCAAGAGGGCGGGTCCGACGTCGCGCGACTCCTCTTCGAACGGACGGACGGAGAGTTCCGGGCGTTCCACCGTGCAGTCGGGCTTATGCGCGATCAGTTCGACTGTGACTGCGAGAACGGGTGTCCGTCCTGTCTCTACCAATACGGCTGTGACGTCAGGAACGACCAGCGGTCGTTCGACCGAGAACGTCTTCGAGACATCCTCGCCAACGGTAGCGTGATCATTCAGCCGATCACGAACCACGAAATCGACGAACAGCTCACCGACTGA